In one window of Lampris incognitus isolate fLamInc1 chromosome 3, fLamInc1.hap2, whole genome shotgun sequence DNA:
- the kcna1b gene encoding potassium voltage-gated channel subfamily A member 1, producing MTVAAGYNMDETSTLPGHTQDTYPPDHDEHDCSERVVINISGLRFETQLKTLAHFPDTLLGNPKKRMRYFDPLRNEYFFDRNRPSFDAILYYYQSGGRLRRPVNVPLDMFSEEIKFYELGAEAMEKFREDEGFIREEERPLPEKEFQRQIWLLFEHPESSGPARGIAIVSVMVILISIVIFCLETLPELKEDPADRLQTVGNSTLYYKPHIITDPFFVVETLCIIWFSFELIVRFFACPSKAAFFKNMMNSIDIVAIIPYFITLGTELANDQDNKEGKGGGEQATSLAILRVIRLVRVFRIFKLSRHSKGLQILGQTLKASMRELGLLIFFLFIGVILFSSAVYFAEAEEKESFFTSIPDAFWWAVVSMTTVGYGDMYPVTIGGKIVGSLCAIAGVLTIALPVPVIVSNFNYFYHRETEGEEQAQLLNVSNQNLASDSNSSRHSSSIVSKSEYMEIDEDIKNSIDNFREANLRTANCTALSQNCVNKGKLLTDV from the coding sequence ATGACGGTGGCGGCGGGATATAACATGGATGAAACCTCCACGCTGCCCGGACACACGCAGGACACCTACCCGCCCGACCACGACGAGCACGACTGCAGCGAACGGGTGGTCATCAATATCTCCGGACTGCGCTTCGAGACGCAGCTGAAGACCCTGGCCCACTTCCCAGACACCCTCCTGGGCAACCCCAAGAAAAGGATGCGCTACTTCGATCCACTCAGAAACGAGTACTTCTTCGACCGCAATCGACCGAGTTTCGATGCGATACTGTACTACTACCAGTCCGGAGGCCGGCTGAGGAGACCGGTCAACGTTCCGCTGGATATGTTCTCAGAGGAGATTAAGTTTTACGAACTCGGCGCGGAGGCGATGGAGAAGTTCCGGGAGGACGAGGGCTTTATCCGGGAAGAGGAGCGGCCCTTGCCGGAGAAAGAGTTCCAGCGGCAAATCTGGCTCCTGTTCGAGCACCCGGAGAGCTCGGGCCCCGCCAGAGGTATCGCGATCGTGTCTGTGATGGTCATCCTTATTTCGATCGTCATATTTTGTTTGGAGACGTTGCCCGAACTGAAGGAGGATCCCGCCGACAGGCtgcagacagtggggaacagtaCCCTCTATTATAAACCACATATTATCACAGACCCCTTCTTCGTCGTGGAGACACTGTGTATAATATGGTTCTCTTTTGAGCTGATCGTTCGGTTTTTTGCCTGTCCCAGTAAGGCTGCATTCTTCAAGAACATGATGAACTCGATCGATATCGTGGCTATTATTCCCTATTTCATCACACTTGGAACAGAGCTGGCGAATGATCAAGACAACAAGGAAGGGAAGGGTGGAGGAGAGCAGGCCACATCTCTGGCGATCCTCAGGGTCATCCGTCTAGTGAGGGTGTTCAGGATCTTCAAACTGTCAAGACACTCCAAGGGACTCCAGATACTGGGGCAGACATTGAAGGCCAGCATGAGGGAGCTTGGCTTGTTAATATTCTTCCTCTTCATCGGTGTGATTTTGTTCTCCAGTGCTGTTTATTTTGCCGAGGCTGAGGAGAAGGAGTCATTTTTCACCAGTATACCAGATGCTTTCTGGTGGGCTGTAGTGTCCATGACAACTGTGGGGTATGGGGACATGTACCCCGTGACCATTGGAGGTAAGATTGTGGGCTCTCTGTGTGCCATCGCCGGCGTGCTGACCATCGCGCTCCCCGTGCCCGTGATTGTGTCCAACTTCAACTATTTCTACCACAGAGAGACTGAAGGAGAGGAGCAGGCCCAGCTTCTGAATGTCAGCAACCAGAACCTGGCCTCTGACAGCAACTCCAGCCGTCACAGCTCGTCCATTGTCAGCAAGTCAGAGTACATGGAGATAGATGAGGATATCAAGAACAGCATCGATAATTTCAGGGAGGCCAATCTTAGAACTGCTAATTGCACTGCCCTCAGTCAGAACTGTGTTAATAAGGGGAAACTGCTAACCGATGTGTAA